In Listeria monocytogenes, the following proteins share a genomic window:
- the pdxK gene encoding pyridoxine/pyridoxal/pyridoxamine kinase, which translates to MTIKKTLTIAGSDSSGGAGLQADLKTFEEYGTYGFSAITTIVTMDPDNNWAHGVTPIDAQLVREQLKTILSGGPVDAMKTGMLGSIDIIKATREAIDKYDLKNVVIDPVMVCKGEDELIQPENAEAIRDLLLPKATITTPNLFEAGQLSGLGKLTTLDDMKKAAKKIIELGAKYVVIKGGKALESDKAIDLLYDGEEFTIYEVEKISPSHNHGAGCTFAAAITAGLAKGLTVEEAVAKAKDFVTAAIKGGFALNEFIGPVWHGAYNKAENR; encoded by the coding sequence ATGACAATCAAAAAAACATTAACTATTGCAGGTTCTGATTCAAGTGGTGGTGCTGGTTTACAAGCAGACTTAAAAACGTTTGAAGAATATGGCACATACGGTTTTAGCGCAATCACAACCATCGTAACAATGGATCCAGACAACAACTGGGCACATGGCGTTACTCCAATTGATGCGCAACTTGTTCGCGAACAACTGAAAACAATCCTTTCTGGCGGCCCTGTTGACGCAATGAAAACTGGAATGCTAGGTTCGATTGATATCATTAAAGCTACACGTGAAGCCATCGACAAATATGATTTAAAAAATGTCGTAATCGACCCAGTTATGGTTTGTAAAGGCGAAGACGAATTAATCCAACCAGAAAACGCTGAAGCTATCCGCGACCTACTGCTTCCAAAAGCAACAATCACAACACCAAACCTATTCGAAGCAGGTCAATTATCTGGTCTTGGCAAATTAACTACATTAGATGATATGAAAAAAGCAGCGAAAAAAATCATCGAATTAGGTGCTAAATACGTAGTTATCAAAGGCGGAAAAGCCCTAGAAAGCGACAAAGCAATCGACCTACTTTATGATGGCGAAGAATTTACTATCTATGAAGTAGAAAAAATCTCTCCAAGCCACAATCACGGTGCTGGTTGTACTTTCGCAGCAGCAATCACAGCTGGACTTGCAAAAGGTTTAACGGTCGAAGAAGCAGTCGCAAAAGCAAAAGACTTTGTCACAGCAGCTATCAAAGGTGGATTTGCACTAAACGAATTCATCGGTCCTGTTTGGCATGGCGCTTATAATAAAGCAGAAAATAGATAA
- a CDS encoding ABC transporter permease: MFNLYYTALKSLAAKETNRYMRIWVQTLVPPVITTSLYFIIFGKMIGSRIGEMNGFSYMEYIVPGLIMMSVITSSYANVSSSFFSQKFQKNIEEILVAPVPTHIIIWGFLIGGIGRSVLVGALVTLISMVFVPIHIHSWTIGIITFLMTAILFSLAGLINGIFARSFDDVSIVPTFVLQPLTYLGGVFYAISMLPPIWQAISKVNPIVYMISGFRYGFLGVTDVPVAISLSILVVFSAVLYSICWYLISKGRGLRS, translated from the coding sequence ATGTTTAATCTATATTATACAGCTTTAAAAAGTCTAGCGGCGAAAGAAACGAATCGCTATATGCGAATTTGGGTACAAACACTCGTGCCGCCAGTTATCACGACTTCGCTTTACTTTATTATTTTCGGGAAAATGATTGGTAGCCGCATTGGGGAAATGAATGGCTTTTCTTATATGGAGTACATTGTGCCGGGGCTGATTATGATGTCCGTCATTACTAGTTCTTACGCCAATGTATCGTCTTCCTTTTTCTCGCAAAAGTTTCAGAAAAACATTGAAGAAATTCTTGTTGCGCCGGTGCCAACGCATATTATTATTTGGGGCTTTTTGATTGGTGGGATTGGTAGAAGTGTTTTAGTTGGAGCACTTGTCACGCTTATTTCGATGGTGTTTGTGCCAATTCACATTCATTCGTGGACGATTGGTATTATTACCTTCTTAATGACGGCGATTTTATTTTCACTCGCGGGACTTATTAACGGGATTTTCGCTAGATCATTTGACGATGTATCCATTGTCCCAACTTTTGTCTTGCAACCGTTAACGTATCTAGGTGGCGTATTTTACGCGATTTCGATGTTACCGCCAATCTGGCAAGCGATTTCTAAAGTGAACCCGATTGTCTATATGATTTCCGGATTCCGCTACGGTTTCCTAGGTGTTACAGATGTACCAGTAGCAATTTCTCTATCCATTCTTGTTGTATTTAGTGCCGTTCTTTACTCGATTTGTTGGTATTTAATTAGTAAAGGGCGAGGACTTCGAAGTTAA
- a CDS encoding ABC transporter ATP-binding protein codes for MTYALEIKGLRKIYSTGVEALRGVDLTVEEGDFYALLGPNGAGKSTTIGIITSLVNKTSGQVSVFGYDLDTDIVRAKQQIGLVPQEFNFNPFETVQQIVVNQAGYYGVSRKEAIKRSEKYLKQSNLWEKRNERARMLSGGMKRRLMIARALMHEPKLLILDEPTAGVDIELRREMWTFLRELNESGTTIILTTHYLEEAEMLCRNIGIIQSGELIENTSMKSLLSKLQFETFIFDLEPYEEAFEITGYNHVFEDKQTLSVEVERNQGVNHIFEQLSEHGIKVLSMRNKSNRLEELFLKITEEKHQVGEKHV; via the coding sequence ATGACTTATGCACTTGAAATAAAAGGGTTAAGAAAAATTTATTCCACTGGGGTCGAAGCGTTGCGCGGTGTGGATTTAACGGTAGAAGAAGGAGATTTTTATGCACTGCTTGGTCCTAATGGTGCCGGGAAATCAACGACGATTGGTATTATTACTTCACTAGTCAATAAAACATCTGGTCAAGTAAGCGTATTTGGCTATGATCTCGATACAGATATTGTCCGAGCTAAACAGCAAATCGGACTAGTTCCGCAAGAGTTTAACTTTAATCCGTTCGAAACGGTTCAGCAAATCGTTGTTAACCAAGCTGGCTATTACGGTGTTTCTCGTAAGGAAGCCATCAAACGTAGCGAAAAATATTTAAAACAATCGAATTTGTGGGAGAAGCGGAATGAACGTGCGCGGATGCTCTCGGGCGGGATGAAACGCCGCTTGATGATTGCGCGTGCTCTCATGCATGAACCGAAGCTACTTATTTTGGATGAACCGACTGCGGGTGTCGACATTGAACTTAGACGTGAGATGTGGACGTTTTTAAGAGAGTTGAACGAAAGTGGTACGACGATTATTTTGACAACGCATTATTTAGAAGAAGCAGAGATGCTCTGTCGTAATATCGGTATTATTCAATCTGGGGAGTTAATTGAGAATACCAGCATGAAATCACTACTTTCTAAATTGCAATTTGAAACGTTTATTTTTGATTTAGAACCGTATGAAGAAGCTTTCGAAATTACGGGCTATAATCATGTGTTTGAAGATAAGCAAACTTTGTCTGTGGAAGTGGAACGTAATCAGGGAGTTAACCATATCTTTGAGCAATTAAGCGAACACGGTATTAAAGTGCTTTCGATGCGTAATAAATCTAATCGTCTCGAAGAACTGTTTTTGAAAATTACAGAAGAAAAACATCAAGTGGGGGAGAAACATGTTTAA
- a CDS encoding Cof-type HAD-IIB family hydrolase, whose amino-acid sequence MIKVIASDMDGTLLNSDIEIAQENVEAIEKARAKGIHFVLCTGRMYDDAMGLINKANLYAPAICMNGAEIRDEHGKIILQHPIDRNLARNTYNTLTELGMYTEFFTDMGPITTDKARGKEFMIEMHKRIHPDVSAETIMDKVEERFESKDVHEIPDVERILGNKDLTILKFISFSSDKDILAKAKQKLEKDSELSVTSSFSDNIEITHREAQKGISLQYYVEKLGVTLDETFAIGDNMNDISMLKMAGYSVAMGNGEEEVKDLAEHVTLSNDEHGVAAAIYKMLETND is encoded by the coding sequence ATGATTAAAGTTATTGCTTCAGACATGGATGGCACACTACTTAACTCTGATATCGAGATTGCACAAGAAAACGTCGAGGCAATCGAAAAAGCCCGCGCCAAAGGAATTCATTTCGTTCTTTGCACCGGACGTATGTATGACGATGCAATGGGGTTAATTAATAAAGCTAATTTATATGCACCAGCTATTTGTATGAATGGTGCAGAAATTCGTGACGAACACGGCAAAATCATTTTGCAACATCCGATCGATAGAAACCTAGCAAGAAACACTTACAACACGCTAACTGAATTAGGTATGTATACCGAATTTTTCACTGACATGGGCCCAATCACAACAGACAAAGCTCGTGGCAAAGAATTTATGATTGAAATGCACAAACGCATCCACCCAGACGTTTCCGCAGAAACCATTATGGATAAAGTAGAAGAACGTTTTGAATCCAAGGACGTTCACGAAATTCCAGATGTAGAGCGTATTTTAGGCAATAAAGATTTAACCATTCTAAAATTCATTTCCTTCTCTTCTGATAAAGACATTCTTGCAAAAGCCAAACAAAAACTAGAAAAAGATTCCGAACTATCCGTTACATCTTCTTTCTCTGATAATATTGAAATCACTCACCGCGAAGCACAAAAAGGTATTTCTTTACAATATTACGTAGAAAAATTAGGCGTAACACTTGATGAAACTTTTGCAATTGGAGATAATATGAATGATATTTCGATGTTAAAAATGGCTGGTTACAGTGTAGCTATGGGTAACGGCGAAGAAGAAGTCAAAGACCTTGCAGAACACGTAACTCTTTCGAATGATGAGCACGGCGTTGCAGCAGCCATCTATAAAATGTTAGAAACAAATGACTAA
- a CDS encoding DUF5327 family protein: MIIADSKIFEQMENELAKAKAATTKASQDKHLHGLMLLVQLAKTGDETTAAVEPIAIQPAEPAQIASMDGKKIELEDGANGDSLLDF, translated from the coding sequence ATGATTATTGCAGATTCAAAGATTTTTGAACAAATGGAAAACGAATTAGCGAAAGCAAAAGCAGCAACCACAAAAGCGAGCCAGGATAAACATTTGCATGGTTTGATGCTGCTTGTTCAGCTTGCAAAAACAGGCGATGAGACAACTGCAGCTGTAGAACCGATTGCTATTCAGCCAGCAGAACCAGCGCAAATTGCAAGTATGGATGGCAAAAAAATAGAGTTAGAAGACGGCGCGAATGGAGACTCGTTGCTTGATTTTTAG
- a CDS encoding lmo0673 family protein — MYIEIYTVNGESIRLDDDAKINNISIHELSKADLKNLFNEKCIELTKYDLTYFINTNQVNWFLVSEGIH, encoded by the coding sequence ATGTATATCGAAATTTATACCGTAAACGGGGAATCTATTCGCCTTGACGACGACGCAAAAATCAACAACATCAGCATCCACGAATTATCTAAAGCAGATTTGAAAAACCTTTTTAACGAAAAATGTATCGAGTTAACAAAATACGACTTAACATATTTTATTAATACCAACCAAGTAAATTGGTTTCTTGTAAGCGAAGGAATCCATTAA
- a CDS encoding DUF805 domain-containing protein: MGFLEAYKSFWKNYINFNGRSSRSAYWYAMLGNGIILVALYICLAVSGFSLFMTGGTGATRVSGGLAIVFIIALWAYLLAILIPAISITVRRFHDSGKSGFMALLYFVPGVGSLLILIFMCFASDAANQYGESSDDI; the protein is encoded by the coding sequence ATGGGATTTTTAGAAGCTTATAAATCATTTTGGAAAAATTATATCAATTTTAATGGTCGCTCATCGCGTTCAGCATATTGGTATGCAATGTTAGGAAACGGTATTATTTTAGTAGCACTTTATATTTGTTTGGCTGTTTCAGGTTTTTCTTTATTTATGACTGGTGGTACAGGAGCAACAAGAGTATCTGGTGGACTAGCGATTGTATTTATAATTGCTTTGTGGGCCTATCTTTTAGCAATACTTATTCCAGCCATTAGTATTACTGTTAGACGTTTTCATGATTCAGGGAAAAGCGGTTTTATGGCGCTTTTATATTTTGTACCCGGAGTTGGAAGCCTTCTTATTTTAATATTTATGTGTTTTGCTAGTGATGCCGCGAATCAATACGGCGAGTCTTCGGACGATATTTAA
- a CDS encoding DUF805 domain-containing protein: MGFLEAYTSFWKNYVNFSGRAPGSAYWYVVVWNMMIIVPLRVMAAIFSASSMIDGVGYAGIVVSFFLIGLRWLYWLGTIVPLTSLIVRRLHDTGRSGYLAFLALIPVVGSIIIIIFMCFESDGPNKYGDVYQKSEV; this comes from the coding sequence ATGGGGTTTTTAGAAGCTTATACGTCATTTTGGAAAAATTATGTGAATTTTAGTGGTCGTGCACCAGGTTCTGCATATTGGTATGTAGTGGTTTGGAACATGATGATTATTGTACCTCTTCGTGTTATGGCAGCTATTTTTAGCGCTTCATCAATGATAGATGGGGTTGGCTATGCTGGAATCGTAGTTTCGTTCTTTCTTATTGGTCTACGGTGGTTGTATTGGTTGGGCACTATAGTCCCACTAACTAGCCTTATTGTAAGACGATTACACGACACTGGGAGAAGTGGTTATCTTGCTTTCCTTGCTTTAATTCCAGTCGTTGGATCCATTATTATTATAATATTTATGTGTTTTGAAAGTGATGGACCAAATAAATATGGAGATGTCTATCAAAAATCAGAGGTTTAA
- a CDS encoding maltose acetyltransferase domain-containing protein, translating into MKTELEKMIAGEMYDPSDRELAHGRNRARKFCREINDTMDSESRASVLKRLFGGTKENVYVEPDFRVDYGSNIYVGENFYANFDCVILDVCEVHIGDNCMMAPGVHIYTATHPLDPVERNSGLELGKPVEIGDNVWIGGRAIINPGVKLGNNVVVASGAVVTKNFPDNVVVAGNPARVIKTIEVEEK; encoded by the coding sequence ATGAAAACAGAACTAGAAAAGATGATTGCAGGAGAAATGTATGATCCTAGCGACAGAGAGCTTGCACACGGAAGAAATCGTGCACGTAAGTTCTGCAGAGAGATTAACGATACAATGGATTCAGAGTCCCGTGCAAGCGTGCTGAAGCGCCTATTCGGCGGAACAAAAGAGAATGTATATGTGGAACCTGATTTTCGTGTTGATTACGGTTCTAATATTTATGTAGGCGAAAATTTTTATGCTAATTTTGATTGTGTTATTTTAGATGTTTGCGAAGTACATATTGGCGACAACTGTATGATGGCGCCGGGTGTTCATATTTATACGGCAACGCATCCGCTTGATCCGGTGGAACGTAATAGCGGGCTAGAGCTTGGTAAACCAGTTGAAATTGGCGATAATGTTTGGATTGGTGGTCGGGCAATTATTAATCCGGGCGTGAAACTTGGAAATAATGTCGTAGTTGCTTCAGGCGCAGTTGTAACGAAAAACTTCCCCGATAATGTCGTCGTTGCCGGCAACCCAGCACGCGTTATTAAAACAATTGAGGTTGAGGAAAAATGA
- a CDS encoding SDR family oxidoreductase, protein MMNKENPLNKYHTGKFEKQRQDYPGLQSKMTPVPDTGESSYQGANKLTGKKAFVTGGDSGIGRAAVIAYAREGADVAINYHPDEEVDAQEVKKIVEEAGRKCILLPGDLRKEGFAKEVVKKAYNELGGLDILVLNAGLQQYQFDIQKLPAEQLRDTFEVNVFSVVFAIQEALNYLKAGASIILTSSIQGVKPSAHLVDYAMTKSSLISLTKSLAAQLGEKGIRINAVAPGPIWTALQISGGQPQESIPEFGQNQPLGRAGQPAELASAYVLLASDEASYTTGQVYGITGGAPIN, encoded by the coding sequence ATAATGAATAAAGAAAATCCATTAAACAAATACCATACAGGAAAATTTGAAAAGCAACGGCAGGATTATCCTGGCTTGCAAAGTAAAATGACGCCTGTTCCAGATACAGGTGAGTCAAGCTATCAAGGCGCGAATAAATTAACCGGAAAAAAAGCTTTTGTTACAGGCGGTGATTCTGGGATTGGTCGAGCTGCCGTGATTGCATATGCTAGAGAAGGCGCCGATGTGGCGATTAATTATCATCCAGATGAAGAGGTCGATGCGCAAGAAGTGAAAAAAATTGTGGAAGAAGCTGGGCGAAAATGTATACTGCTTCCAGGCGATCTGCGAAAAGAAGGTTTTGCAAAAGAAGTCGTCAAAAAAGCATATAACGAATTAGGTGGATTAGATATACTTGTACTCAATGCGGGATTACAACAATACCAATTCGATATCCAAAAACTCCCAGCCGAACAATTACGCGATACATTTGAAGTGAATGTATTCTCTGTTGTTTTTGCGATTCAAGAGGCACTCAATTACTTAAAAGCAGGCGCGAGCATCATTTTAACGTCGTCTATTCAAGGTGTTAAACCAAGCGCGCACTTAGTTGATTATGCAATGACAAAAAGCAGTTTGATTTCATTAACGAAAAGTTTAGCTGCGCAACTAGGAGAAAAAGGAATTCGAATTAATGCGGTTGCACCAGGACCCATTTGGACAGCGCTTCAAATCTCTGGTGGACAGCCACAAGAAAGCATTCCGGAATTCGGTCAGAACCAACCACTTGGACGAGCAGGGCAACCGGCAGAACTCGCAAGTGCTTATGTTTTACTAGCATCTGATGAAGCAAGTTACACAACTGGTCAAGTATACGGAATCACCGGCGGAGCACCAATTAACTAA
- a CDS encoding DUF423 domain-containing protein, whose product MKKTIITGAIFAGLAVLLGAFGAHALKDVLGSYASTWETGVQYQMFHAGGILVVGLLMEKQASRLYTWAAILFATGIVFFSGSLYVLSISKVSILGAITPIGGVCFVVGWFLLILGVSRRTMSRY is encoded by the coding sequence ATGAAAAAAACAATTATTACTGGAGCCATTTTTGCAGGGCTGGCAGTTTTACTAGGGGCTTTTGGGGCACATGCTTTAAAAGACGTACTTGGAAGTTATGCGAGTACTTGGGAAACCGGTGTTCAGTACCAAATGTTTCACGCAGGAGGCATTTTAGTTGTAGGGCTATTGATGGAAAAACAAGCTAGTCGGCTTTACACATGGGCAGCCATTTTATTTGCAACTGGAATTGTCTTTTTCTCCGGTAGTTTGTATGTGTTAAGTATTTCTAAAGTATCCATTTTAGGTGCGATTACGCCTATCGGTGGTGTTTGCTTTGTCGTTGGTTGGTTCTTGCTAATTTTAGGAGTATCAAGAAGAACGATGAGTAGATATTAA